The following coding sequences are from one Betaproteobacteria bacterium window:
- the hfq gene encoding RNA chaperone Hfq: protein MSNKGQMLQDPFLNALRREHVPVSIYLVNGIKLQGQVESFDQYVVLLKNTVTQMVYKHAISTVVPARPVNIQQEQAAAE, encoded by the coding sequence ATGAGCAACAAAGGGCAAATGCTACAAGACCCGTTCCTCAACGCCCTGCGCCGGGAGCACGTACCGGTCTCGATCTACCTGGTCAACGGCATCAAGCTCCAGGGGCAGGTCGAATCCTTCGATCAGTACGTCGTGCTGCTCAAGAACACCGTGACCCAGATGGTGTACAAGCATGCCATCTCCACCGTCGTTCCGGCTCGGCCGGTCAATATCCAGCAGGAACAGGCGGCCGCCGAATAA
- the hflX gene encoding GTPase HflX produces the protein MLERPAAGERALLVQLDFGQRDFDDQLEEVRLLAESAGGLVCGEVGGRRHSPDPKTFAGKGKVQEIAALLAAAEADLVIFNHELSPAQERNLERELKCRVIDRTSLILDIFALRAQSAEGKLQVELAQLEHLSTRLVRGWTHLERQRGGIGLRGPGETQLETDRRLLGNRVKTLKERLERLSRQRDVQRKARGRGEVLNVSLVGYTNAGKSTLFNALTKAGVYAANQLFATLDTTSRKLWVEGAGNIVISDTVGFIRDLPHSLVAAFHATLEATAAADILLHVVDSANHARDDQIAEVNKVLAEIGADRVPQILVWNKIDLTEAGSGVERDEYDRIRRVRVSARSGEGLGLLRGALAEAAGQKSAARQAALDGAATLQVS, from the coding sequence GTGCTTGAGCGTCCCGCCGCCGGTGAAAGGGCGCTGCTCGTCCAGCTCGATTTCGGTCAGCGGGATTTCGACGACCAACTGGAGGAAGTCCGTCTGCTTGCCGAATCCGCGGGCGGACTGGTGTGCGGTGAAGTGGGTGGGCGGCGGCACAGTCCCGACCCCAAGACCTTTGCCGGCAAGGGCAAGGTGCAGGAAATCGCCGCCCTCCTGGCCGCCGCGGAAGCCGACCTGGTGATTTTCAACCACGAGTTGTCCCCGGCCCAGGAACGTAATCTGGAGCGGGAACTCAAATGCCGGGTGATCGACCGCACCAGTCTCATCCTCGACATTTTCGCCCTGCGCGCCCAGAGCGCCGAAGGCAAGCTCCAGGTAGAACTCGCCCAGCTCGAGCATCTCTCCACCCGCCTGGTGCGGGGCTGGACCCACCTGGAACGGCAGCGCGGCGGCATCGGCCTGCGCGGTCCGGGGGAAACCCAACTGGAAACCGACCGCCGCCTCCTGGGCAACCGGGTCAAGACCCTCAAGGAGCGCCTGGAGCGCCTTTCGCGCCAGCGGGACGTGCAGCGCAAGGCGCGGGGGCGGGGCGAAGTGCTCAACGTCTCCCTGGTGGGCTACACCAACGCGGGCAAGTCGACCCTGTTCAACGCCCTCACCAAGGCCGGCGTCTATGCGGCCAACCAGCTCTTCGCCACCCTGGATACCACGTCGCGCAAACTGTGGGTCGAAGGCGCCGGCAATATCGTCATTTCGGACACGGTGGGGTTCATCCGTGATCTTCCCCACTCCCTGGTGGCGGCCTTCCACGCCACCCTGGAGGCCACCGCCGCGGCCGATATCCTGCTCCACGTGGTCGACAGTGCCAACCATGCCCGGGACGATCAGATCGCCGAGGTCAACAAGGTTCTGGCCGAAATCGGCGCCGATCGGGTGCCCCAGATCCTGGTGTGGAACAAGATCGACCTCACCGAGGCCGGTTCCGGGGTCGAGAGGGACGAATATGATAGAATCCGCCGCGTCCGCGTCAGTGCCCGCAGCGGCGAAGGCCTGGGTCTCCTGCGCGGGGCGCTGGCGGAGGCCGCTGGCCAAAAGTCCGCCGCCCGTCAGGCTGCCCTCGACGGCGCCGCCACTCTGCAAGTTTCCTAA
- the hflK gene encoding FtsH protease activity modulator HflK, with translation MSLNDPQWGNRGGNDGGDSGGPRRPNQGPPDLEELWRDFNRKLSGMFGKKGGGGSNGGGDGPRMPQIDFNPRFLGGGLGLLAGLIVAVWLASGFYIVDQSQRGVVLRFGSFNETTEAGLRWRMPYPIESHELVNLSGVRTVEIGYRGSERNKVLKEALMLTDDENIVNIQFAVQYILKDPVEYLFNNRHPDDAVMGAAEAAVREIVGKSKMDYVLYEGREQIATQASKLMQDILDRYKSGILVSKVTMQNAQPPEQVQSAFDDAVKAGQDRERQKNEGQAYANDVIPRAKGTAARLFEEASGYRQRLIATAEGDASRFKQLQTEYAKAPEVTRQRLYLETMQQVYSNTSKVLIDTRGQGGNLLYLPLDKLMQAAGATAAAAGAPAADASGTAVRAAPLSNESPPQLEKTPQVYSSSGARDRDTLRGREREGRP, from the coding sequence ATGTCGCTCAACGACCCCCAGTGGGGCAACCGCGGCGGTAACGACGGCGGCGATTCAGGCGGGCCGCGCCGGCCCAATCAGGGGCCGCCGGATCTGGAAGAGCTCTGGCGCGACTTCAATCGCAAGCTCTCGGGAATGTTCGGCAAGAAGGGGGGCGGGGGCAGCAATGGTGGCGGGGACGGTCCACGCATGCCGCAGATCGATTTCAATCCGCGCTTCCTGGGCGGTGGTCTGGGGCTCCTGGCCGGGCTGATCGTCGCGGTCTGGCTCGCCTCCGGCTTCTACATCGTCGACCAGTCCCAGCGCGGTGTGGTGCTGCGCTTCGGCAGTTTCAACGAAACCACCGAAGCCGGCCTGCGCTGGCGCATGCCTTACCCCATCGAATCCCACGAACTGGTCAATCTGTCCGGCGTGCGCACCGTGGAGATCGGCTATCGCGGCAGCGAACGCAACAAGGTGCTCAAGGAAGCCCTGATGCTGACCGACGACGAGAACATCGTGAACATCCAGTTCGCCGTCCAGTACATCCTGAAGGATCCCGTCGAATACCTGTTCAACAACCGCCACCCCGACGATGCCGTCATGGGCGCCGCCGAGGCCGCTGTGCGCGAGATCGTCGGCAAGAGCAAGATGGACTATGTGCTCTACGAGGGACGCGAGCAGATCGCCACCCAGGCCTCCAAGCTGATGCAGGACATTCTGGATCGCTACAAGAGCGGCATCCTGGTTTCCAAGGTCACCATGCAGAACGCCCAGCCGCCCGAGCAGGTCCAGTCGGCCTTCGATGACGCCGTGAAGGCCGGTCAGGACCGGGAGCGACAGAAGAACGAAGGCCAGGCCTACGCCAACGACGTCATTCCCCGGGCCAAGGGTACTGCGGCCCGGCTGTTCGAAGAGGCCAGCGGGTACCGCCAGCGCCTCATCGCCACCGCCGAGGGTGATGCGTCGCGCTTCAAGCAATTGCAGACCGAATACGCCAAAGCCCCGGAAGTCACCCGGCAACGTCTCTATCTGGAAACCATGCAGCAGGTCTATTCCAACACCAGCAAAGTGCTCATCGACACCAGGGGGCAGGGCGGCAACCTGCTCTATCTCCCCCTCGACAAACTCATGCAGGCCGCGGGGGCCACTGCGGCGGCCGCCGGCGCACCGGCGGCTGACGCCTCGGGCACCGCCGTGCGGGCGGCGCCGCTTTCCAACGAGTCGCCGCCTCAACTGGAGAAGACGCCGCAGGTCTATTCCTCCTCCGGCGCACGGGACCGCGACACCTTGCGGGGTCGCGAGCGGGAGGGCCGGCCATGA